Within Telopea speciosissima isolate NSW1024214 ecotype Mountain lineage chromosome 8, Tspe_v1, whole genome shotgun sequence, the genomic segment ACATCATAAATGACAAATGATGGCAAATGCCTCTGTTCATATCCCAACTTATACCCACCTTTCACCTTTTCTGTCCCAATGGAGTTTATATATGGGTAAATTGGCTTCTCCCCCACCTTTCACTTTGTTCTATCACAGAATTTATCCTATGAAATAATAGTTTATGATTTGTATATTATACGTAGGTAAATTGGCTTCTCCCTACCTGAGCAGATCGAGGAGATATCAAGCTCCTGAAATATTTATGAGAAAATTGATTGCAGGGAGGTTGGGGTGAAGGGGGCAGGAAGGAATGAAGTTTGTGGAGCTAACTGGGAGGAGcggggaagagagagggagggctGGAGCAGGGAGTGCGGTGACAGCCGCCGCTGCAACCTCATCTTCTAacgaagaaggagaagaacaaggagGAGAGAGGTAAAATAAAGATATAAAAAATAACGAAAAGAGAAAGATGTCAAGGGTATTTTAGGCTATTCGTTTagcttttattactcttatggggatttggtaaatcttttcatcTTAGTAACTTAtgattgtaaaacataatttatttcTACCAAGTTTGTAAATCTTTTTCTAATCAcgtagatctaggcaattttccctttaaaataaaaggaagggaGTCGCTGCCTAGGTTGTTAAGGGCCTAGAACTTTGAAAGGGTAGCCCAAATCTTGGTTAAAGGATAGGGCTATGATTGATTCCATATGATCTGGCTAGAGAATGGGTAAGAGGCCGATCAGGTTACGGAGACAGGACGGTTTACGCACCCATTCACCCCGGATGAGCCGGTCTTTCTTTTAGATGTTGGGTTCAAGATTCTCACAAAGATAAAGTATCCCATAACAACATGCAAGGTTAATCTACGATCAAAATATCATGCATCATAAGGAATCAAATATACACACACTAATATTTACACGGCAACAGGTAACTATAACGACCTAAATTAATAGGGGGTCAAAGTAATTGCATAAAGTCATATTTAAACACCACCATTGATTAAAACATGGCTAAATACATCAACAACATGTACGCAAAATATTACAAATATCTAAAATGCAAATGAGttaaattactaaaatgcccctaaagggtagaaattttaaaaagacaTATAAAGTCATATTTAAATATCACTAGTGATTAAAACATGACTaaatacattaacatcatgcatgaGAGATATTACAATTATCTAAAATGCAAACAagcataaaatgataaaaattaccaaaatgcacCTAGAGGACAGAAAAGCAGAAAATACGAATAAAGTCATATTTAAACATCACCATTGGTTAAAAAATGACTAAATACATTAAGAAAAATGCATATGAGATattaaaaatatctaaaatgcaAACTGACACAAAATGGTAAAATTACCATAATGCCTTAGAGGGCAGaaatgtagaaaatgcatgaaaatGTCGTCTTATGCTgaaaaacatgtttattaattttaaaacatGTAAACAAGTGTTAGGAGTCCGTCCGGAgtcctaaaaaaaatttggatgcaaaattaccaaaatgcccctaaggcaAAATGGCAAGAAGGGTCAAAACAGACACTCAACAGTGTTGCAGGAATCAAAAGTGATGTTAATAAACTTAAGAGGACAAGACATACCAAATAGTATTACTGAAATGATGGTTCAGGTCCACacttggtaaattaccaaaatgcccctggagGGCAAAGATGATATTTTATGTGCAGTTATGATgcatgatgtatatatatatatatatatatatgcattgaAACATTATAAAACAccttaaaaaatattaatatgtACATTAAAGCAAGATACTTTGATGGCCTGCATTATGCCAAATTCAAAATGAAGTGAGGAGGTGAAAATACCTGAGGATGACCTCCAACAAGAGTCAAAAGGGAAGAACATTCGCGTATAGGTGGAGCTTCGGCTCTATCAGAAGAGCTTGTCAACGAAATTCAGGCAGAACCACGTGTTATcaaacaaactttttttttttttggtgaataagaaattcattaccaaaaggagaaagaaacaaaGGCCTGAGAATCGaggatgagaaaaaaaaaaaaaaatacaaccaGCTAGACAGTCCCAAACCTCAAGAGGAGGGGAAACACAAAACAACAGATAGAGCTACAATCAGATCAAGCTAAAGAGAAACCACCTAAAGAGTAACCAAAGGACAAAATGGTCCCAAGCAACGAATCACGAGATTTTAAAGTCGACCTTCTTCCCATTTGGATTATAGGGAGGAATAGGAAGAACCACTCATCTCCTTCTAAAACCACTGCCATCCGCTCTAGGATCTCCTCGAGTATTGGTGACTAAGTCAGAATTTAGGTCCCCCATAGGAGAGTCGTTGCCCGAAACTAAACCCTCAGAACCTACATCACAATCATTGTGAGCATTGCTCTGGCCCAAACTGACAACAACCCTATCATCGACAAATGATGAAACAGAACCTGAAATCATCAAATTCTTTTTATGAGAGAGGTCAGGAGCTCCAAGATCCCATCTCGGAGGAGGTGGCTTAGGCACCCTTGAGCTTCTTCTGCAAACACCCGACCCATTATTTTTTCCGTTCATTGACCTCTTCTTCGACTTCTTTTTCAacttcttcaacttcttcttaGACATTGACCCCAACGAGGAGGGGGGAGAGGATGAGACAGATAGATTACCATCATCCGCAAACACCTCTTCCACCGTGGAAGTACCTAACTCCACCATCGAGTTAATTTCCCCCACATGGGCATAACAAGAATTGGATATGGGAGGAGGTGGGTCTTCTTGAATGTCACCTTCTTCAATCATAGACCCAACCTCCATAGTGGGCTCCACCCTTAAGTCAACGACTAATTGCATCTTTTCAGCCTCATGCACAAGAGAAGTCCTTGAAAGCCTAGGCCTAGTAGGATTTGAGGGGTCCAGCATGGATGAGATTAGAGGACCATTAGAACCGTCCTCCACACCCAACTCAGAGTAAGTACTTAGGATTTCAAAATGATTTTTGTTTGGGGTCAAACTGCAAGCAACAGGTATGTTGGAACAATGTTGCAGAGTGGATGAAAGCTTAGAGTGTGCTAAGTTCAGGCCTGCATGCACTGCAGTAGAGGGAGCCTCAAGAAAAGGGCCTGAAGCAGTGGTGGCAAGTACCTCGGGCATTGAAGAGGGGAGGTCAACAGAGGAGACACCCTCCATGGTCGGACCTTGCATCCCTTCCGGCTGGGGCTGAGATCCAAAACTTTGGGTTCTAACTCGATTACCAATAGGCTGGATTGAGTTATGACCCGATCTTCTACCATTCCAGGAGCTTGAGCGACAAGTCATTCGACCTACAATGACCTTGCCACAATGAATTGCTGAGTGCCCAAAGGAGCAGCACGTCTCACATCTTAGAGGCAACCATTCAAAGTAATCTTCTTGTTCAAAGTTGGTACCTTCCTCAGGGCAAACAGTAATGGACTGCGGGAGCTCCGTTGTGGCTTTTATCTCGACACAAATCCGGGCTTATGAGAGATGATCTTTTGAGAGGGTGATGTTATTAGAATACAAAGGTACACCAAGAGCATATTGCCTATCAAGCTGAGACCAGTAGAGGTCCAGAGGTGGAATGGAAGCGCAGGGAGGCGTATCCAAACAGGGATGTATTTTACTTCCATCTCCTTCAGAGGCAAATCGGGTTCCACGGTCTAACAATCAGAGGTCTCCTTGCCAAACTCCAAGGTCCTTCTTCCAAGACATTGATCTTATCTTCATCGTGGCTGAATTGGAATATAAGGTAGCCATTAGCTAATGCATTGATGATGACGTACCCAAACAAGCGCCACAGCTTCAGAAGGGTGGATTTGATGAATTCAAAGGATGGCCTGCGACCTACAAAGAATCCCACCACTGCCTTGCTCCATAGATGGAGATTCTTGTTCACAACACTCGCAGGGCAGTGCATGATAGGCTTACCTTCCATCATGGCTGGCGGAGAGAAGTGGAGAGGAAGTCCTTCAAGAGTTTGGGCAGCAGACCCAAACAGCGACGACCAAGAACTTGGGCCTCTTACAGCGGTGGTCGAGCACGTCGTTCCTGCTGGCGGAGCTCTCACAAACTCACCGAATCTTGGAGTACCAATCCTTACCTGAGCTTCTCCTCGAACCTATCTGGGGAGGCGGGAGGCTCGACCATAGAACCAGAACCAGGTTACGGACCAagcatagagagagagagagagagagagagagagagagagagagagagagagagagagagagagagagagagaaaccttaAAGAATCGTAAAATATTAATGTGGTGGTGACCGGCAAAGAACCAGTTTGGAAGGGAAAAGCAGAGGCTGAATCGTTCAAACGAACTTTTGTTGACGACATTTGGGCAAAATCCCGACTTATCGAGAGAACTTTATAGAAATTTTGATAGAGTTTCGGCTTATcaggtgcactttttttttttatatgggaaTCGGACAGAACCCTGGTGCAAGTGTTGACTCCTTAGTCGTGTTTTGGGTGTCGATTCGCGTCCGAACATCGGTTTTTTCTGTATACTATACCGTTGGAATTGAATTTTCGCTCACTATCCAATGGTGCAAGTGTTAAGATTttgtcaaaaatattttaaaattcagAATAAAGACTAACCATAATTTGTTTCCAGGAGAATTTCTGACCCTTGACTAGTATCAAGTATTTtgcacttaaaaaaaatttcttcaatccTTATCGGGATCATGGTGGGGTAAGTTAGATGGTCAAgttcttcttgagagagatactaCATCAAACCACGTCCTATTGTCATCATTGCCGGGAGGGATACAAAATTCAGGGTCcacagaatgcccctctttggtcGAGGCCTGTGCGTCAGCTAATGGGCACAGACAAAAGAGTGTCTGATTTATTCTCACCCAGAGCATGTGTTGTTGGCTTCCTGCTTAGGGGTGACGGAGGTTCGATGCGATATTACGAACGATAAAACCAAACTCTGTAAAAATTGATCGGTCAAATCTTGGCCCATTAAAAGGCCGAAAAAGGAGAATTGGAGTCACATGTAAGTACACCAGATAAAAAATGGACATACACAATGTGATTTTTATTCGAAACTCCTTTGGTTTAAGGCCCTACCCGAGATTTTAAAGAGcaaaacatgattttttttctttgaaactCCTTTGGTTCAAGTTCCACAGGGCTACCCAGGATTTCAAGAAAAtgattttctccctttcttcaaGAGTTCTTTTGTTCAAGGTCCATAGGGCTACCCCAGGATTTTAAGAAAAtgattttctcctttcttcaagAGTTATTTTGTTCAAGGTTCAGAGGGCTACCTTGGAATTCTCAAAAAGGACAAAGACTCCCTTATCCCTATCCACGAGACCACTGCCTTAGTGTCCCTGACCAAGGTTCTGAGAGAATTCTGCTTGTGAAACCACTCCCTTAGTCTAAGTTAACACAATTTTATAACTCtaataaaatgatatattatagATTCTATGGATAATAGTGGTACCAACGTTTAAATGCCATACATATCAACTAGGtccaactatttttttttttgggatactcaatttggtccaagtcatTTGAGTTTGATAAGGTCTCTTATTTTTGTTgtaattatctttttttttttttttcctaataaaatTGATATTACGtataaaaaaattcatcaaaTAGTCACAAAAAGCAAATAACAAGGTTGAAAACACCTCTCCATGATGTACTGGCACCAAATGGGGAACATTGGATTGTTAAGGCACCTTATGTTGCTATTCATCCATCCCATATGAAGGAATTTGGATGGTTGTCTTGACATTTGGATAAAAAAATTAAGCCAATGAGCATAGTTCTTTTGGATGCAAGCTATCCTTAATAACATCTTGCAGTCCCAATATCCTCATTTGTTCTTTCAACAAATTTAGGtagtattttattaaaataagcTTAAACAAGCTAAAATATAGAAACTTAGGAAAGGGGCCCTTACTGAACAATAAATGATATAAACTAAATCACTATATTAACATATAAATGGGCCTTTCCCATGGGAAAAACTCAAAGAGCACAAAACAATTAAAGCAATGAAATTGGTAAGATCAACAAGCCTGGATTAAATTGTACCAATGCTACGCAGGACGATTGTCTCCACAGTTAGACCtggtccaaaccctaatagaaCACCCCAATCAAACCCTTCTCCAGTTGTGGTTTTCCCTTCTTTCATAGACTTATTCCTCATCTCATCCAAAATGAACATCACAGTGGGGCTTGACATATTACCATATTCGCTCAGAACTTTCCTTGATGCCTTTAGTTTCTCCTCTTTCAAACCAAGGGTCCCTTCAATCAAGTCCAAAATTGCCGGCCCACCAGGGTGAGACACCCAAAAAATGGAGTTCCAATCACTAATACCAATCTTGCTGAATGCTTCCTCCAAGCATTTTCCGATGTTCCCAGAAATAGTTTTGGCTACATCCTTGGATAAGCTGATGGAAAGACCTGTTTGATGTAAATGGCCTTCAACCATATCATCTGAGTCTGGGAGAATTCGAGTACCCGCTGAGACGAGTTGGAACAATGGGCGCTCAACTGATGTGTCAGGGTCTGCACCAACTATTAAAGCTGCAGCGCCATCCGCGAAGATAGCCTGCCCAAGTAAGGTGTGAAAGTCGGTCTCGGTAGGTCCCTTGAAGCCACTAACTGAGTTTAATTCAGAGCAAACAACGAGGACACGAGCACCTTTATTGTTCTCAGCAAGATCTTTGGCAACACGGAGGACACTGCCACCACCGTAGCAGCCTAGATGATACATCATCACACGTTTGACAGTCGGAGAAAGGCCAAGGAGCTTGATGAGTTGGAAGTCGGCACCAGGAGCATCAACACCAGAAATGGTAGTGAATACAATGTGGGTGATCTTTGATTTGGGCTGCCCCCACTCATTGATGGCTTTTAAAGCTGCTTCTTTAGCCAACTTGGGAACCTGAACAACCATAATATCTTGGCGAGCATCAAGTGTTGGAGCCATGGAGTTGTAGAAGTCGGGGTTCTCCTCGATCATTTCCTCAGTCATGTAGAGATGTCGTTTTATGATTGTAGATCTGTCACAGATTCGCTTGAACTTCTCCTTCAATCCAGTCATATGCTCACTCTTTGTTGATCTGAAGTAGAAATCTGGGAAATCAGGCTGATACACACAGTTGGATGGATTTGCCGTGCCGATGGCCAGCACTGTGGCTGGACCCTCAGTGCACTGCGCTTCATAGATTTCTCCAACTGATCCCATTGCTTTTGTTGTTGATCTTCTCTTTGTTTAGATCGATATAAAGGGTGTGCAAATCCGGAATAGAGGAATGAATTAAGATGGAATAAGGGAAGGCTGTGTATTGAAACTAGCAAGCTATGATGATTCTTGGATGAAATAGCAAGACAGTTGCATGGGGTTTTATAGAAGTAGGAAGTTTGAATGGATCCATATGCGCGCAAGGACAAGCAATTCCATGCTTTGAATTTTATTATAATCACTTAGACTTGGGGGAAGTTGCCTTTTTTgaaactccttttattttgaaaataagtCAGAGAAGCCTAGACTCTAGAGTaataaaacaaattaataatTGAGTAAGTTTTAGGGCATCTTAATCAATATTCCTGTTAAGCAGTGATTGTGGACCAATTATTCATCTTTGTTTGAATGAGACTCCGTCAGTCACATTGACTTATATACAATTATTCATCTTTTTTTCGGTAATACCAATATTTTGAGTTGGGCTCATGTTCATGTACGAGAACGGCCCACAGCCATTTAGATGGAATCTactccatgtgggtcccacagagtggattccatctaaacGGCCTTAAAGtcttctttaattttgttttggaaGAATAGCTTCGACGGGTGTTCTAACAGTTGCCTTGTTTGTTCTCCtggtattttctttttctagtcGATACTTCGGACATTAAAACCAAACCGCTTCAATCATCTACGGATaacagaagaaataaaagaaaagaaaattgcgGTAATCACCGCTGCGGGGGAAATGGCAATTTTGGAGGGAATAGTAATAATAAGGGGAAAAGGGctcttaataataataaggggaaAAGAGCGGATAATAATAGTAGGGCGGGCACGTTTACCTTTTTATTGAAGACCCTGGAGTATTTTGAATCAAGTCTGCATTCTTGCCCGTCCAGAATTCTTAGAAGTGTGTTTAAGAAGACATCTCCCTCCTCTGTTTGTTTCATAGTATAGTCATCTGTTTTTGGCTCCCTGAATTCATCGAAGACCCAAATATCGTAGTAGTTGTGTGCCTCCAAGAAATCGTTTTTCCTCGCTCACGTACTTGAATGTGAACATGCCTCCAATGTTTGTATCCATCGGGTTACGATTGTGCATAAAAAAATAGGTGAACCAAGAAGGGAATTTCCTTTGGAATGTAACACAAGGTGGAGGGGCATTTATAACATATCACCACCTCATATGAATAGTGATATGTGAGGGAGTGTTCAATCTCACTTTTGAGCTGGTGTCTTACCAAACTTTTTTCCTTTAGGTTATTatgatctttttccctttttttttttcctgttaatATAATGGGGGACTGTTCTTCGTTGGGGAATATGCGGCTTACGCCCAAATACAGAGGGGGTGAAATGTCCACCCATCCCTGACACAGGGGCATGCCAAAATGACCGCCGTACTGATGCAGGCCCAAAATTGcatcttattatttattttagcgTATGATTAATTGTTTAATGTAATTGGGCATAGTTTTAGGATTCTtaattattttagttttttatttggttggtGGGTCAGCCCAAGCCCGTGAATAATTTATATAAACCCATAGTaaagttagggatgtaaatgaatagccgaaatcatttttcgtatctgtttagcactatccgaatccgtccaaaagctaaacggatgcgaatacggataggttatagctatccaaaaagctatttTTACATGTACACGGATAAAATATcagatccgtatccgtttagcactgtCCAAATCTGTTCGAAAGCTAAttggatacggatgcggatatagcactatccgagccgaatccaatccgtttacatccctaagtaAAGTAGGTCTTACTCTCAACCGTAGgaatttaattaaataggtgGTTGAGATTGATTAGGCTTTTATTAGTGTAGAGACCATTCGAAGCAGGAACCTGAAAGTCTCATCGGTGTGGATGTTTTGGCAAAAAGCTCCACTGCCAAGgcagtctatttttgagtttctgGGATGTTTCTGctcttctgatttttttttattttttatcttttacttattttttcttctctttatataCAAATGATCATTAgccaaaacacacacacacacacacacacaaaaaaaaaaaagagcagtcTATTTTTGGTTAGAAGATAGTGCACCGGAAATTATCTtttgatgatatgatttgctccAAGGGAGTTCCGCAACCTTTTAGATGTGAACTATGTCACGGCACAGTTGAGTCtgcttctcatctcttcttagACTGTTTTTCCTTGGTCTATTTGGAGCAACTTTTGGTGTGCTTTGAGGTGCCCTGGGTTACTACCAATGTCACTATTATTGAGTTATTTTCATGGTGGAATCATAAGGCAAGGAATCTTGTTATGAAGGAGGCGTGGCGTGCAAGAATGGTTCTAGTgccttattttatttggaatgaAAGGAATGCCAAGCAGTTTGAGGGGTAAAGCAGATAATCTGATATGGTCTTTCATATGATGTTGAGAGCTCTTAGAGAGCAGCTTCCCGTGCTTAAGGGTCAtgtctaagggtgtcaaaaccaaggttctaaaattcGGGTTTCGACTAGTTTTCGATCAGCCAGAAAACAAGTTTGTCTCGGTTTCAACCATATCTTGATCGAAACTTGGGATTTTCTCcaagctaactcgaaccttggtttcgaggcccagaggttgtttttttgccctgattcttgttgtgttgtttatttttgacatttaaaacttaatccatgcattagtttcacatagagaacattaaaaatattatttgtggttttgatccaagtttgatactatatattgttcttggacatggtatcaaataaggtttgactggaacataattcttcaatataaatgagatttaagcaatcttggatttgttagaaagctttgttttgatagctttccaataagtccaagattgcttaaatctgatttatactGAAGAAGTAAAgtatcggtcaaacttaatttggcgTGCGCGAATACTGTCAAAATCAGGGCCGTGTTGAGCTCGACATTGTTGGGACTgagttgagatatctcagcccgacctagGGCCAGGTTGGGCTTGGATTGAGccaagaggactcagggttgggctagagttttaaaaaacccagcccaacctgGCCTTGTCTCACTCCTAGTAAAAAACCATCCCTAATTTAGTTTTTTCGCGATGATTAATAATTGTGCCTAAAAATAAATTGTTCATCATAAACCTATTAGAAATGGTTGGTTTTCAACTGTCGCTAGCATTTGGGACGCTTCTTATGATGACAGAATAAGGAAGACAATTATTTTCATCCCCAAAAAGCTTTGAAAATTCACAGTAGGACAATTTTTTTTCGTTCCTAAAACCCAATTTTTTATAGTGGAAGAAAATCAACACTATAAGAATCCAGCTACTTATAGTTAACCATGGCCTTGTCAAGCTTGCAACATATACAATCCGTCCCCACCTGATCATTATTCAAGTATTGAACTGGCCTTTCCATTTAAGATCCATCAATCCCAAATCAAAGATGCATTTGTTAAATTCGTCTGCCGCTACTTGGGAAATCATAGATCCGCCCAACTTCTCTCTTTGAAACCGGATCGAATTAAAGACTCCTAAGATCACCCATGAGACATTAATATGACTGGCCATCAAAGAAAGAACAACCCAAAGAGCTCGTCTACCATCCAAAGAGTTCACTCCATAGACACTGTAATTGAAAAATGCAGTCCAACATCTCTGTGttctttcaataaattttgACTTAGTATTTTATCAAACGaagcataaacaaatacaaaaatagtAACTTTATTAGGTAAGAGGGCCGAAGGCCCTtactaaaaaataaatgcaaaaacCAAAATCACATAAACGAGCTTGTCCCTCCCTCCCCCAAATGTTAATGGAAAGAACTCAAGGGATCAAACAACCAATGCAATGAAGGCACAATATATAGATCCATACAGAATACCCCATAGAACAGAGTGTAACCACAATCAACATAAATTGGTATGATTATCAAGCCTGGGTTATGCTATGCAAGATCATTGTCTCCACAGTTAGACCtggtccaaaccctaatagcacACCCCAATCAAACCCTTCTCCAGTTGTGGATTTCCCTTCCTTCATAGACTTGTTCCTCATCTCATCCAAAATGAACATCACAGTGGGGCTTGACATATTACCATATTCGCTCAACACTTTTCTTGATGCCTTGAGTTTCTCCTCCTTCAAACCAAGGGTCCCTTCAATCAGGTCCAAAATCACCGGCCCACCAGGGTGAGACACCCAAAAAATGGAGTTCCAATCACTAATACCAATCTTGCTGAATGCTTCCTCCAAGCATTTTTCGATGTTCCCAGAAATAGTTTTGGCTACATCCTTGGATAAGCTGATTGAAAGACCTGTTTGACGTAAATGGCCTTCAACCATATCATCTGAGTCTGGGAGAATTCGAGTACCCGCTGAGACGAGTTGGAATAGTGGACGCTCAATTGAAGTGTCAGGGTTTGCACCAACTATTAAAGCAGCAGCGCCATCAGCGAAGATTGCCTGCCCAAGTAAGGTGTGGAAGTCGGTCTCGGTAGGTCCCTTGAAGCCACTAACTGAGTTTAACTCCGAGCAAACAACGAGAACACGAGCACCTTTATTGTTCTCAGCAAGGTCTTTGGCAACACGGAGGACACTGCCACCACCGTAGCAGCCTAGATGATACATCATCACACGTTTGACGGTGGGTGAAAGGCCAAGGAGCTTGATGAGTTGGAAGTCGGCACCAGGCGCATCCACACCAGAAATGGTAGTGAATACAATGTGGGTGATCTTTGATTTGGGCTGCCCCCACTCATTGATGGCTTTTAAAGCTGCTTCTTTAGCCAACTTGGGAACCTCAACAACCATAATATCTTGGCGTGCATCAAGTGTTGGAGCCATGGGGTTGTAGAAGTTGGGGTTCTGCTCGATCATTTCCTCAGTCATGTAGAGATGAcgttttataattgtagatctGTCATAGATTCGCTTGAACTTCTCCTTCAATCCAGTCATATGCTCACTCTTTGTGGATCTGAAGTAAAAATCTGGGAAATCAGGCTGATAAACACAATTGGATGGATTTGCTGTGCCGATGGCCAGCACTGTGGCTGGACCCTGAGTGCACTGCGCTTCATAGATTTCTCCAACTGATGATCCCATTGCTTGTGTTGATCGCTGGATCGATCGATCTAAAGGGTGGGAAAATCTGAAATAGAGAAATGAATTAAGATGGAAGGAAAGGGTATGTATTGAAACTAGGAAGCAATAGCAATGATGATTCTTGGATGAAATAGCAAGACAGATGAATGGGGTTTTATAGAAGTAGGAAGTTTGAATGGATCCATATGCGCCCAAGCAATACTTAGagttttgaattttattataaTCACTTAGACTTGGTGGAAGTTGCCTTTTTTTGAAACTACTATTTTGAATGAGACTCCGTCAGTCATACTGACTTACCTGGGTTGCTGTAATCAAGTTGATGCAGTTGAATGGTCGGGGTTTCAAAG encodes:
- the LOC122671927 gene encoding chalcone synthase 2-like, encoding MGSVGEIYEAQCTEGPATVLAIGTANPSNCVYQPDFPDFYFRSTKSEHMTGLKEKFKRICDRSTIIKRHLYMTEEMIEENPDFYNSMAPTLDARQDIMVVQVPKLAKEAALKAINEWGQPKSKITHIVFTTISGVDAPGADFQLIKLLGLSPTVKRVMMYHLGCYGGGSVLRVAKDLAENNKGARVLVVCSELNSVSGFKGPTETDFHTLLGQAIFADGAAALIVGADPDTSVERPLFQLVSAGTRILPDSDDMVEGHLHQTGLSISLSKDVAKTISGNIGKCLEEAFSKIGISDWNSIFWVSHPGGPAILDLIEGTLGLKEEKLKASRKVLSEYGNMSSPTVMFILDEMRNKSMKEGKTTTGEGFDWGVLLGFGPGLTVETIVLRSIGTI
- the LOC122671923 gene encoding chalcone synthase 2-like; protein product: MGSSVGEIYEAQCTQGPATVLAIGTANPSNCVYQPDFPDFYFRSTKSEHMTGLKEKFKRIYDRSTIIKRHLYMTEEMIEQNPNFYNPMAPTLDARQDIMVVEVPKLAKEAALKAINEWGQPKSKITHIVFTTISGVDAPGADFQLIKLLGLSPTVKRVMMYHLGCYGGGSVLRVAKDLAENNKGARVLVVCSELNSVSGFKGPTETDFHTLLGQAIFADGAAALIVGANPDTSIERPLFQLVSAGTRILPDSDDMVEGHLRQTGLSISLSKDVAKTISGNIEKCLEEAFSKIGISDWNSIFWVSHPGGPVILDLIEGTLGLKEEKLKASRKVLSEYGNMSSPTVMFILDEMRNKSMKEGKSTTGEGFDWGVLLGFGPGLTVETMILHSITQA